From the Jatrophihabitans endophyticus genome, one window contains:
- a CDS encoding glycerate kinase: MRVLAALDKFKGTASSADLGAAVVRAARASGLPASAVALSDGGDGLLAAFGGAERSTAVTGPLGTTVSARWRLDGTVAVIESATASGLVLAGGADGNDPMTATSRGTGQLIEAAVSTGARDVIVGLGGSACTDGGLAAVRALSTATLRAIASGEVVLVVCCDVVTRYVDAAVEFAPQKGATAEQVVLLTRRLREARTVLRERLGVDVDDLPGGGAAGGLGGGLAAIGGRLRPGFDVVAERTRLAASVAAADLVVTGEGQLDRSSFAGKVVGGVAALADAAGTKVAAIVGSVAPGTPPPPFATVSLVARFGTDAAFADPLGCVERATRSLLAP; encoded by the coding sequence ATGCGCGTGCTGGCGGCCCTCGACAAGTTCAAGGGCACGGCCTCGTCCGCGGATCTCGGCGCGGCGGTGGTGCGGGCCGCGCGCGCTTCCGGCCTGCCAGCGTCGGCGGTCGCGCTGTCCGACGGCGGGGACGGTCTGCTCGCCGCCTTCGGCGGGGCCGAGCGCAGCACCGCGGTCACGGGCCCGCTCGGCACGACGGTGTCGGCCCGGTGGCGCCTCGACGGCACCGTGGCGGTGATCGAGAGCGCGACGGCCTCCGGCCTCGTCCTCGCCGGCGGCGCCGACGGCAACGATCCGATGACGGCGACGTCGCGCGGCACCGGGCAGCTGATCGAGGCCGCGGTGTCGACGGGCGCGCGTGACGTGATCGTCGGGCTCGGCGGCAGCGCCTGCACCGACGGCGGGCTGGCCGCCGTGCGGGCACTCTCGACCGCGACCCTGCGCGCGATCGCGTCCGGCGAGGTCGTCCTCGTCGTCTGCTGTGACGTGGTGACGCGGTACGTCGACGCGGCGGTCGAGTTCGCACCGCAGAAGGGTGCGACGGCCGAGCAGGTCGTGCTGTTGACGCGCCGGCTGCGAGAAGCCCGCACCGTGCTGCGGGAGCGACTGGGCGTCGACGTCGACGACCTGCCCGGTGGTGGCGCCGCCGGCGGACTCGGGGGTGGTCTCGCCGCGATCGGCGGCCGGCTGCGACCCGGGTTCGACGTCGTCGCCGAACGCACCCGCCTCGCCGCGTCGGTCGCGGCCGCCGATCTCGTCGTCACCGGCGAGGGCCAGCTCGACCGATCGTCGTTCGCCGGCAAGGTCGTCGGTGGTGTCGCCGCCCTCGCGGACGCGGCGGGGACGAAGGTGGCCGCCATCGTGGGATCGGTCGCCCCCGGCACACCGCCGCCGCCCTTCGCGACGGTGTCCCTCGTCGCGCGGTTCGGCACGGACGCGGCGTTCGCCGACCCCCTCGGCTGCGTCGAGCGGGCCACCCGCTCGCTGCTCGCGCCGTGA
- a CDS encoding histone H1-like repetitive region-containing protein produces the protein MTAPAKKAPAKKAAAKKASARKAAAKKTSATKAAKKTVAKKVGAAKKTVARAARKTAAKKTAAKKTAAKKTAAKKTAAKKTAAKKTAAKKTAARKTAARKTAAKKTAAKKTAAKKTAAKKTAAKKTAAKKTAARKTAAKKATPARKAAATKTAAKKTAAKKTAAKKTAAKKTTPARKAAAKRSSR, from the coding sequence ATGACCGCACCTGCGAAGAAGGCTCCGGCCAAGAAGGCCGCAGCGAAGAAGGCGTCGGCCAGGAAGGCGGCCGCAAAGAAGACGTCGGCCACCAAGGCCGCGAAGAAGACCGTGGCGAAGAAGGTGGGTGCCGCGAAGAAGACCGTCGCGCGCGCGGCCAGGAAGACGGCGGCGAAGAAGACGGCGGCGAAGAAGACGGCGGCGAAGAAGACGGCGGCGAAGAAGACCGCGGCGAAGAAGACCGCGGCGAAGAAGACCGCGGCCAAGAAGACGGCGGCGAGGAAGACGGCGGCGAGGAAGACGGCGGCGAAGAAGACCGCGGCGAAGAAGACCGCGGCGAAGAAGACGGCGGCGAAGAAGACGGCGGCGAAGAAGACGGCGGCGAAGAAGACCGCCGCGAGGAAGACCGCGGCGAAGAAGGCGACGCCGGCCCGCAAGGCGGCGGCCACGAAGACGGCCGCGAAGAAGACGGCCGCGAAGAAGACGGCCGCGAAGAAGACGGCCGCGAAGAAGACGACGCCGGCCCGCAAGGCCGCCGCCAAGCGAAGCAGCCGCTAG
- a CDS encoding universal stress protein, with the protein MTAPERATATEPTPDRVVVGIDGAPPSKMALRWAVFLAETLGCRVHAISTWQQPAGWAAAGGITGTVDWAPEQDTLQTLTSTIREVLGDHPPVPVVAEVEQGGAARTLIDASRNARMLVVGSRGHGGFTGLLLGSVSSACAEHAHCPVTVVHGEALPPNAG; encoded by the coding sequence ATGACCGCGCCGGAACGAGCGACCGCGACCGAGCCCACTCCCGACCGGGTCGTGGTCGGGATCGACGGTGCGCCGCCGTCGAAAATGGCGTTGCGCTGGGCGGTGTTCCTCGCCGAGACGCTGGGCTGTCGGGTCCACGCGATCTCGACGTGGCAGCAGCCGGCGGGATGGGCGGCCGCCGGCGGTATCACCGGGACGGTCGACTGGGCCCCGGAGCAGGACACGCTCCAGACCCTGACCAGCACGATCCGCGAGGTGCTGGGCGACCACCCGCCGGTTCCCGTCGTCGCCGAGGTCGAACAGGGCGGCGCGGCGCGCACGCTCATCGACGCCAGCAGGAACGCGCGGATGCTGGTCGTCGGCAGCCGGGGGCACGGCGGCTTCACCGGACTGCTGCTCGGCTCGGTCAGCAGCGCGTGCGCCGAGCACGCCCACTGCCCGGTGACGGTCGTCCACGGCGAGGCCCTGCCGCCGAACGCCGGCTGA
- the panB gene encoding 3-methyl-2-oxobutanoate hydroxymethyltransferase, whose amino-acid sequence MAAPSTTALYGGVANRRITIRDLQLAKDRGERWPMLTAYDYSTARVFDEAGVPVLLVGDSAANVVYGYDTTVPVTIDELLPLVRGVVRGTSRALVVADLPFGSYQASPQQALESAARFLKEGGAQAVKLEGGARVAPQVEALVGAGIPVMAHIGLTPQSVNAFGGYRVQGRGDEAAHRLLQDAKALQQAGAFAVVMEVVPSEVATEVTRALHVPTVGIGAGPGCDAQVLVWQDMAGLRGGGKPAKFVKEFAAVGDVLRDAATRFGDEVRSGAYPAPEHEYS is encoded by the coding sequence ATGGCTGCACCGAGCACGACGGCCCTCTACGGCGGCGTCGCCAACCGGCGGATCACCATCCGTGACCTGCAACTGGCCAAGGACCGCGGCGAGCGGTGGCCGATGCTCACCGCGTACGACTACTCCACCGCCCGGGTCTTCGACGAGGCCGGTGTGCCGGTGCTGCTCGTCGGCGACTCCGCCGCCAACGTGGTCTACGGCTACGACACCACGGTCCCGGTCACGATCGACGAGCTGCTCCCCCTCGTCCGCGGCGTGGTCCGCGGCACGTCGCGCGCGCTCGTCGTCGCCGACCTGCCGTTCGGCTCGTACCAGGCCTCGCCGCAGCAGGCGCTCGAGAGCGCCGCCCGCTTCCTGAAGGAGGGCGGCGCGCAGGCCGTCAAGCTCGAGGGCGGCGCGCGGGTCGCGCCGCAGGTGGAGGCGCTGGTCGGCGCGGGCATCCCGGTCATGGCCCACATCGGCCTGACGCCGCAGTCGGTGAACGCCTTCGGCGGTTACCGCGTGCAGGGTCGCGGCGACGAGGCCGCTCACCGCCTGTTGCAGGACGCGAAGGCGTTGCAGCAGGCCGGTGCCTTCGCCGTCGTCATGGAGGTCGTCCCGTCGGAGGTCGCGACCGAGGTCACGCGGGCGCTGCACGTGCCCACCGTCGGCATCGGCGCCGGCCCGGGGTGTGATGCGCAGGTGCTGGTGTGGCAGGACATGGCCGGCCTGCGCGGCGGCGGCAAGCCCGCCAAGTTCGTCAAGGAGTTCGCGGCCGTCGGCGACGTGCTGCGCGACGCCGCCACCCGTTTCGGCGACGAGGTCCGTTCCGGCGCGTACCCCGCGCCCGAGCACGAGTACAGCTGA